Proteins from a genomic interval of Nerophis lumbriciformis linkage group LG01, RoL_Nlum_v2.1, whole genome shotgun sequence:
- the ngrn gene encoding neugrin, whose product MAGRLPVLSMLASLGIRTVASPSVGRHRVALMFVRFSSRSGRKTWTEQSGGHTHFHQEDDRDCMMEDVEDKLEALLKEREKNRNATKYNIIKRKMRPPGAPERKLSWQAIEQIKFLKQEQPDEWSVKHLAEGFSVSPDEIVRVLKSKFIPDPARKLKQDAKAMTRLNPQVLPSGSGAEQSRLKLHRGRTADALLPSGSQENSLVPVAAHTLIGGNTNSDNKSLAVASAPVTAPSRFNSASNKDATEKTTAGDNSSHPAEEEEENWDGKVLSEEQIAQIWEMKKPAPAVQVGKDFFDGEGNFLYRI is encoded by the exons ATGGCTGGACGTCTCCCAGTGTTATCCATGCTCGCTTCGCTCGGGATTCGAACAGTAGCGTCGCCATCAGTCGGCCGCCATCGGGTTGCCTTAATGTTTGTCCGATTTAGCAGCAGAAGTGGCAGAAAAACATGGACAGAGCAGAGCGGTGGACACACACACTTCCACCAAGAAGATGACAGAGACTGTATGATGGAGGACGTGGAGGACAAGCTGGAAGCTTTGCTGAA agagagagagaagaatcGAAACGCTACCAAGTATAACATCATCAAGAGGAAGATGAGGCCACCAGGAGCTCCAGAAAGGAAGTTAAGCTGGCAGGCAATTGAACAGATAAA ATTTCTAAAACAGGAGCAGCCAGATGAGTGGTCAGTCAAGCATCTGGCTGAAGGCTTCTCTGTCAGCCCTGATGAGATTGTCAGAGTGCTCAAGAGCAAATTTATCCCGGACCCAGCCAGAAAACTCAAGCAGGACGCTAAAGCTATGACTCGGCTCAATCCTCAGGTGTTGCCTTCAGGGTCTGGGGCAGAGCAGAGCAGACTGAAGCTGCACAGAGGCCGCACAGCAGATGCACTCCTCCCCTCAGGAAGTCAAGAAAATAGTTTGGTTCCTGTGGCTGCCCATACTTTAATAGGTGGCAACACAAACTCAGACAATAAATCCCTGGCTGTAGCTTCTGCACCTGTTACAGCTCCATCTCGCTTTAATTCCGCGAGCAACAAAGACGCCACAGAGAAGACGACAGCCGGGGACAACAGTTCACATCCagcggaggaggaggaagagaatTGGGATGGAAAGGTGTTGTCTGAGGAACAGATTGCGCAGATTTGGGAAATGAAGAAGCCTGCACCTGCGGTGCAAGTCGGGAAGGATTTCTTTGATGGTGAGGGCAATTTTTTGTACAGAATATGA